Proteins encoded in a region of the Teredinibacter purpureus genome:
- a CDS encoding ATP synthase subunit I has protein sequence MKSPALFGITVQLGITLPLCLIMLVYGLVPAYSFGLGALLFIVPNTYFTLYAFRYSGARFAQWTAKSFSWGESGKFALVAVGFALAFRFVTPLHVPLLFVGFCTMVALQWWIAYYVQKHWRKR, from the coding sequence ATGAAATCTCCAGCGCTGTTCGGTATTACAGTGCAGCTGGGTATCACTTTACCTCTGTGCCTAATAATGCTCGTCTACGGGTTAGTGCCGGCTTATTCGTTCGGTCTCGGTGCATTACTATTTATAGTGCCCAACACCTACTTTACCCTTTACGCCTTTCGCTATAGTGGTGCCCGCTTTGCACAGTGGACCGCTAAATCTTTCAGTTGGGGAGAATCTGGAAAATTCGCACTCGTTGCAGTAGGTTTTGCGTTGGCGTTTCGTTTTGTTACGCCGTTGCATGTACCACTGCTGTTTGTGGGTTTTTGTACTATGGTTGCACTGCAGTGGTGGATTGCCTATTACGTTCAGAAACATTGGCGTAAACGATAG
- a CDS encoding glutathione S-transferase family protein, with amino-acid sequence MKVYGDSISGNCYKIQLVCALLDIPYTWVPLNILKGEAQAPEFLEKTPNGKIPLLVLGDGRCLSESNAIVNFLAAGSALLPEDAFLLAKTQQWQFFEQYSHEPYIAVRRFIQLYQGLPETRKAEYESKKAGSEKALKVMEQQLAHTAFLVSDSPTVADISLFAYTHRAHEAGLTLTHYPNIQRWINSIEKLPNFRPMRPKG; translated from the coding sequence ATGAAAGTTTACGGAGATTCTATCTCGGGCAATTGCTACAAAATACAATTAGTGTGCGCCCTTTTAGATATTCCTTATACGTGGGTTCCCCTTAATATTCTTAAAGGGGAGGCTCAGGCTCCGGAGTTTTTAGAGAAAACACCCAACGGCAAAATTCCACTGTTAGTGCTAGGCGATGGCCGATGTCTTTCGGAATCCAACGCCATTGTAAATTTTCTTGCAGCCGGCTCAGCCTTATTACCCGAAGATGCTTTTCTCTTAGCTAAAACCCAGCAATGGCAATTTTTCGAGCAATATAGTCATGAACCCTATATTGCCGTTCGCCGGTTTATTCAGTTATATCAAGGGTTACCAGAAACGAGAAAAGCCGAATATGAGAGTAAAAAAGCGGGGTCTGAAAAAGCGTTAAAAGTAATGGAGCAACAGTTAGCGCACACAGCATTTCTAGTGAGCGATAGCCCCACCGTGGCAGATATATCGCTATTTGCCTATACGCATCGTGCACATGAAGCGGGGTTGACGCTAACTCATTACCCCAATATTCAACGTTGGATTAATAGCATTGAAAAGCTACCAAACTTTCGCCCTATGCGCCCTAAAGGTTAG
- a CDS encoding ParB/RepB/Spo0J family partition protein → MAKRKGLGRGLDALLSGSSSNSTPAEAIKAATEVAAELTSANTSKDGMLKVLPVELLQRGKYQPRRDMHPEALEELAESIKAQGVMQPIVVRPIGDDRYEIIAGERRWRATQQAGIDTIPAVIREVPDETAIALALIENIQREDLNPVEEAMALKRFQDEFELTQQEVADAVGKSRTAVTNLMRLLNLSEEVRTLLEHGDLEMGHARCLLSLESAPQKRVARQIVSKGMTVRQAEALARKTLQQETAPEAPEATVDHDIKKLEERLGEKVGVPVMVQHTAKGKGKLVLKYNSLDELDGILAHMGYEP, encoded by the coding sequence ATGGCAAAACGTAAAGGACTGGGCCGAGGTCTAGACGCGCTCTTATCGGGCTCCTCCAGCAACTCAACACCGGCTGAAGCGATTAAAGCGGCAACTGAAGTTGCCGCCGAACTAACCTCAGCAAATACCAGTAAAGACGGCATGCTTAAAGTGTTGCCGGTAGAACTTTTGCAACGCGGTAAATATCAGCCACGTCGAGATATGCACCCAGAAGCTCTCGAAGAGCTGGCTGAATCTATTAAAGCGCAAGGGGTTATGCAGCCAATAGTTGTGCGCCCCATTGGTGATGACCGCTACGAAATTATAGCGGGTGAACGTCGTTGGCGAGCAACTCAGCAAGCCGGAATAGATACTATTCCGGCCGTCATTCGTGAGGTTCCAGACGAAACTGCGATTGCTTTAGCGCTTATCGAGAATATTCAACGCGAAGATTTAAACCCTGTTGAGGAAGCGATGGCTCTTAAACGTTTCCAGGATGAATTCGAACTTACCCAACAAGAAGTAGCCGACGCGGTGGGGAAATCTCGCACTGCCGTCACCAACCTAATGCGCCTGCTCAACCTGAGTGAAGAAGTGCGTACTTTGCTGGAGCATGGCGATTTAGAAATGGGACACGCGCGATGCTTGTTGTCGTTGGAAAGTGCACCGCAAAAACGGGTCGCCAGACAAATTGTGTCTAAAGGCATGACCGTTCGCCAAGCTGAAGCGTTAGCGCGTAAAACCTTACAGCAAGAAACCGCGCCCGAGGCACCAGAAGCTACTGTCGACCATGATATTAAAAAGCTGGAAGAGCGTTTAGGTGAAAAAGTAGGCGTACCGGTAATGGTGCAGCACACGGCTAAAGGTAAAGGTAAATTAGTGTTGAAATACAACAGTTTAGATGAGCTAGATGGTATTTTGGCGCACATGGGGTATGAGCCCTAA
- a CDS encoding ParA family protein: protein MGKIYAIANQKGGVGKTTTSVNLAASLAATKKRVLLVDLDPQGNATMGSGVDKNGVEFSIYDVLMGLTRLESSLQVSPDGHFSVLPANGDLTAAEVEMLALDNREYRLKNALAEVSNQFDFVLIDCPPSLNMLTVNGLTACDGVIIPMQCEYYALEGLSALVNTINTIQDRLNPNLKIEGLLRTMYDPRNSLTGDVSQQLHNHFGEKVYRTCVPRNVRLAEAPSFGMPVIAYDKASKGALAYIALAGEILRRNEVSDTTLATAS from the coding sequence GTGGGAAAAATATACGCTATCGCTAACCAGAAGGGTGGTGTTGGTAAAACAACAACCTCTGTGAATCTGGCTGCCTCTCTAGCGGCTACTAAAAAACGTGTGTTACTTGTTGATTTAGATCCACAAGGTAATGCCACGATGGGCAGCGGCGTCGATAAAAACGGTGTTGAATTCTCTATCTATGACGTATTAATGGGGCTTACGCGTCTCGAAAGCTCACTACAGGTTTCCCCAGACGGTCACTTTTCTGTATTGCCGGCTAATGGTGATCTTACGGCCGCCGAAGTAGAAATGTTGGCCTTAGATAACCGCGAATACCGGTTGAAAAATGCGTTAGCAGAAGTCAGTAACCAGTTTGACTTTGTATTGATTGACTGCCCTCCGTCTCTCAATATGTTGACGGTTAACGGGCTTACCGCCTGTGATGGGGTCATCATACCGATGCAGTGTGAATACTATGCACTGGAAGGATTGTCGGCATTAGTGAATACCATTAACACCATTCAAGATAGGCTCAACCCAAACCTCAAAATAGAGGGGCTGCTACGTACTATGTATGATCCGCGTAATAGCCTTACGGGTGATGTGTCTCAACAGCTGCATAATCACTTTGGCGAAAAGGTTTATCGCACGTGTGTGCCGCGTAATGTCCGGCTGGCTGAAGCCCCCAGTTTTGGTATGCCGGTCATTGCGTATGATAAGGCGTCTAAAGGCGCGCTTGCCTACATTGCACTTGCAGGTGAGATATTACGCCGCAATGAAGTTAGCGATACAACGTTAGCCACCGCAAGTTAA
- the rsmG gene encoding 16S rRNA (guanine(527)-N(7))-methyltransferase RsmG, with translation MTNAVLHAQLRSACLSLKHPITDEQITALGTYLELFIKWNKVYNLSAIRDLEGIIVKHLLDSLVVAPLIEGQRFIDVGTGGGLPGIPLAICFPDRHFTLLDSAGKKTRFLFQVKQTLSLDNVQIENCRVETHQPETLYDGVISRAFASLKDMTDGCHHLIHENGVFWAMKGVFPDHELSEIEKHYKVENSFPLQVPGLNEQRCLVVLKKEKPI, from the coding sequence GTGACTAACGCCGTTTTACACGCACAATTGCGCTCTGCTTGCCTCTCACTGAAGCACCCCATCACTGATGAACAGATAACCGCGCTCGGCACGTATCTTGAGCTATTTATCAAGTGGAATAAGGTGTACAACCTATCGGCCATTCGCGATCTCGAAGGGATTATTGTTAAGCATCTGCTCGACAGTTTAGTGGTTGCGCCCTTAATTGAAGGGCAACGTTTTATTGATGTAGGAACGGGCGGCGGTTTGCCCGGCATACCACTTGCCATTTGTTTCCCAGACCGACATTTTACCTTGCTCGACTCAGCCGGTAAAAAAACGCGTTTTCTCTTTCAGGTAAAACAAACACTTAGCCTGGATAATGTTCAGATCGAAAACTGTCGTGTGGAAACCCATCAACCCGAAACCCTATACGACGGCGTGATCAGCCGAGCTTTTGCTTCATTGAAAGATATGACCGATGGCTGTCATCACCTTATTCATGAAAATGGTGTTTTCTGGGCAATGAAAGGTGTTTTTCCTGATCATGAGTTGAGCGAAATCGAAAAACACTATAAGGTCGAGAACTCTTTTCCCTTGCAGGTGCCAGGGCTCAATGAGCAGCGCTGTTTAGTTGTATTGAAAAAAGAAAAACCTATTTAA
- a CDS encoding LytR/AlgR family response regulator transcription factor, translating to MTISVIIVDDERHAREALKHRLAQYPNVTIIAECENGLEAVKAVHECKPDVMFLDIHMPKLDGFDVLDLLGDAAPLTVLATAYDEYALQAFENNALDYLLKPIAEDRLRKTVERIETRMATLIDDSENITSKSENLLQQHNQKNAPLNRILIREKGDVFVIPTDNISAIEAADDYVVIHTNEKNHIKQARLTNLEKLLDASQFCRIHRSSIINLDYLAGIETEGKDTKLAVLKTGEQFAISRTGYAKLIAVL from the coding sequence GTGACCATTAGCGTAATTATTGTTGACGATGAACGGCATGCTCGAGAAGCGCTTAAGCACCGTTTAGCGCAATACCCTAATGTTACGATTATAGCTGAATGCGAAAATGGGCTAGAAGCCGTTAAAGCTGTTCATGAATGCAAGCCAGATGTGATGTTTCTTGATATACACATGCCCAAATTAGATGGTTTTGATGTACTTGACCTATTGGGCGACGCCGCACCACTGACAGTACTGGCAACAGCATACGACGAATATGCCTTGCAAGCTTTCGAGAATAACGCGCTTGATTACCTACTAAAACCTATCGCAGAAGATAGGCTTCGCAAAACGGTTGAGAGAATCGAAACTAGAATGGCAACATTGATAGATGATAGTGAAAATATCACATCAAAATCCGAGAACTTGTTGCAGCAACATAATCAGAAAAACGCACCGCTTAATCGAATTCTTATCCGAGAAAAAGGCGATGTTTTTGTTATTCCAACAGATAATATATCGGCAATAGAAGCTGCAGATGATTACGTCGTAATTCACACGAATGAAAAAAACCATATTAAACAGGCGCGATTAACTAACCTAGAGAAATTATTAGACGCCTCACAATTCTGCCGTATTCATCGGTCTTCTATTATTAATTTGGACTACCTTGCCGGTATAGAAACCGAAGGTAAAGATACCAAACTGGCGGTATTAAAAACAGGCGAGCAATTCGCTATTAGCCGTACGGGTTACGCTAAGTTGATAGCCGTTCTTTAA